In Candidatus Defluviilinea proxima, a single genomic region encodes these proteins:
- a CDS encoding response regulator, whose translation MSTILIVDDDITARETLVAMLDGNDYEIHIAKDGFQALKLLETLQTDLVLLDIMMPGMDGYEVCRRIRAIQKVAEVPIIILTALDDRNSLLRGIESGADDFLTKPIDRHELVARVRTILRLNRYHNLVEQRENIRKMAERVVTAQEQERQNISRELHDDLGQALTMHMITLRNLQNGLPVSPQEMTEKLQVLHNQIFEIFGKVKGLAHDLRPPSLDTLGVRTAMYNYCIEFTRTTGIPVAFEADEDFPSLPDIYNITLYRVLQETLTNVAKHANANQVWADLTVEDKTINLTVQDNGQGFKMENSSTGIGLTGLRERLTLIGGKFNISSSPVRGTIILAQFTIPETEKLPESL comes from the coding sequence ATGAGCACAATATTGATCGTTGACGATGATATAACTGCGCGAGAGACTCTGGTTGCCATGTTAGATGGCAATGACTATGAAATTCACATAGCAAAAGATGGCTTCCAGGCTCTCAAACTCCTCGAAACTCTTCAGACCGATTTGGTCCTTCTGGATATAATGATGCCTGGGATGGATGGTTATGAAGTGTGCCGTCGTATACGAGCCATTCAAAAAGTTGCTGAAGTGCCCATCATTATCCTTACCGCTCTGGATGACCGCAACTCATTGCTAAGAGGAATCGAATCAGGCGCCGATGACTTCCTAACAAAACCGATTGATCGCCATGAACTTGTGGCACGTGTTCGTACCATTCTCCGCTTGAATCGGTATCACAATCTGGTTGAACAACGTGAAAACATACGCAAAATGGCAGAGAGAGTCGTTACTGCCCAGGAACAGGAACGTCAAAATATTTCCCGTGAATTGCACGATGACCTTGGACAAGCGCTAACGATGCACATGATTACCCTGCGTAATTTGCAAAATGGCTTACCGGTCTCACCACAAGAGATGACGGAGAAATTACAAGTTTTACACAACCAGATCTTTGAAATTTTCGGGAAGGTTAAGGGGCTTGCTCATGACTTACGTCCCCCTTCATTAGATACGCTGGGGGTAAGAACAGCCATGTATAATTATTGCATTGAGTTCACACGCACCACCGGTATACCAGTAGCTTTTGAAGCAGACGAGGATTTTCCTTCTCTTCCCGATATCTACAACATAACGCTTTACCGTGTACTACAAGAAACATTAACCAACGTTGCCAAGCACGCGAATGCCAATCAGGTATGGGCCGATTTGACCGTGGAAGATAAAACGATCAACTTGACCGTCCAGGATAATGGACAAGGGTTCAAAATGGAAAACTCATCAACAGGTATCGGCTTGACAGGCTTGCGAGAAAGGTTAACTTTGATAGGAGGCAAGTTCAATATCAGCTCTAGTCCGGTTCGCGGCACGATCATATTGGCGCAATTTACTATTCCAGAAACAGAAAAACTTCCAGAGTCATTATGA